The DNA window ATTTTAAAATCATCAAGCCTAATTGTAAGCCCCATCCCAAACATAATCACACCAAGCAATGGAGCAATAAGACCCGGATTAATAAAATTAAAATTTTGTGGAAAAAATAATGCCAATGCAGCAAAAATAATCACAATAACAGCAATATTTTTACCTACAAATCCACTTGTTTGCCTTAAAAATTTCATGACTCCCCCTTCATCTAAGTTTTTATAACAATCCTATCAATAATTTTAAAATCTAAATTCATTTTCCAATATAAACCTGTCTGGGACGAGTAATTCTTGCATGTGGATTTTTAATATGTTCTAAAAGCTGCGCACACCAACCGGGCATTCTTCCAATAACAAATATAGGAGTAAAAAGCTGGACAGGGATTTTTAAGGCTGTCAAGATAATTCCGGAGTAAAAATCCACATTAGGATATAAATTTTTCTCTATAAAATAGGGATCATGCAAGGCAACTTCCTCAACTTTTTGAGCTATTTCATTTAAGTGAGCATCCATCCTAATGCCTTTTTTGTCTAATTCATCTTTAAGATTTTTGAGAACCTTTGCGCGAGGATCATAATTTTTATAGACCCTATGCCCAAAACCCATTAATCTAAAAGGATCATTCTTGTCTTTAGCTCTTGCAATAAACTTATCTACATTTTTTATATCAGCAATTGCATTAAGCTGTTTGAGCACTTTTTCGTTTGCGCCCCCATGTGCAGGTCCCCATAAAGCAGAAATTCCTGCGCTAATAGCAGCATAAGGATGCACGCCTGTAGAAGCAACATTTCTAACTGTTGTTGTAGAAGCATTTTGTCCATGATCGGCATGCAATGTCAGGATTTTATCCAGCGCTTGGACTTCTAAATCTGTAATTTCTTCTTTCCCGTTTAAAGTTTGCTTGAGTCTCCCATGAGGATATGCACGCAACATATAAAGAAAATTCTCCACATAAGAACGCTCAATATCAGGATAAACAAAAGGTGCCCCCACAGCATTGCGATAACAAAATGCTACCATTGTAGGGATTTTGGCAATAATTCTGCGTGCCATTGTTTGATAATCATCTTCATCTTCCATATCTTTATGATCAAAATACAATGTTGCAAGCACAGAGACAGCAGAAGATAAAGTTGCCATAGGGTGTGCGCCATCAGGAAAGGCTGAAAAAAGATTGATCAACCCTTCATGCAAAAAACTCCGATGCCTTAATTCCAAATCAAATCCAAGAGATTCTTGTGCATTTTTGGGTAATTCATCGCTGATTAAAAGTTTGCAAACATCAGTAAATTGATATTGTTTGACCAACTCTTCAATTGGATGCCCCTTATAAAGCAATTCCCCCTTTTTGCCATCTATATAACTAATAGTAGATTCACACCCTGCTGTAGAACCATATCCCGGATCATATGAAAATATACCTGTGGTTTCAAATAATTTTGAAAAATCAACTGCTTTAGGACCGCGTGTGCAATCAATAATATTAAAATCAAATTTTTGATTTGTCTCATTATTGATTAAAGTTATTGTTCCCATTTGATTGCCTTTCTCTGTAAATTTTTGTTTTTTATCATTCAAATATCTTACTCTTATAAAGCACTATTTTACACACAAACTCTTAAAATAAATCAACATAATATTATATTCGTACATTTTTATCTTTTAATGCTAAACTATCCTATCTAAAAATACATTCAAAGGAGATAATAGAATGTCAAAATTTAATGGTTATAATCCAAAGTTTTTAGAATTACCACAAAGCGGCCAAGCAATTACTCTCACCAAAGAAGGCAAGCTAAACGTCCCTAACAATCCAATCATCCCCTACATAGAGGGAGATGGCATTGGAGTAGATATAACACCTACAATGATAAAAGTCATCAATGCTGCAGTTAAAAAAGCTTATAAAGATGACAAAAAAATCTCTTGGTATGAGGTTTATACAGGAGAGAAGTGTTTTAACAAATTCAAAAATGAAAGCTCACTAAGTCCAATGGAACAATGGCTTTTGCCGGATACAATTGATGCTATTAATTATTTCAAAGTGTCTATCAAAGGTCCCCTTACTACCCCGGTAGGAGAGGGTTTTCGATCTCTGAATGTGGCTTTGCGTCAAATGATGGATTTATATGTTTGTCTTCGCCCTGTCAGATGGTATGGTAGCCCAAGCCCTGTCAAAGAACCCAACAAAGTAGATATGGTCATTTTTCGAGAAAATAGCGAAGATATTTATGCAGGGATTGAGTTTGCACAAGGCACCCCCGAAGCAGAAAAAATTATTCATTTCTTACAAAATGAAATGAAAGTAACCAAAATTCGTTTTCCTCAAACAAGTGGTATTGGCATTAAACCTACGAGCAAAGAAGGGACAGAACGTCTTGTTCGCAAGGCTATTGAATATGCCATTGATAATGATAGAGCTTCAGTTACAATTGTCCATAAGGGAAATATTATGAAATTTACCGAAGGGGCATTTATGAAATGGGGCTATGGACTTGCCAAAAAAGAATTTGGAGCTATTGAAATTGATGGGGGTCCTTGGTGCAAATTCAAAAATCCCAAATCCGGCAAAGAAATCATCATCAAA is part of the Helicobacter sp. 11S03491-1 genome and encodes:
- the icd gene encoding NADP-dependent isocitrate dehydrogenase; this encodes MSKFNGYNPKFLELPQSGQAITLTKEGKLNVPNNPIIPYIEGDGIGVDITPTMIKVINAAVKKAYKDDKKISWYEVYTGEKCFNKFKNESSLSPMEQWLLPDTIDAINYFKVSIKGPLTTPVGEGFRSLNVALRQMMDLYVCLRPVRWYGSPSPVKEPNKVDMVIFRENSEDIYAGIEFAQGTPEAEKIIHFLQNEMKVTKIRFPQTSGIGIKPTSKEGTERLVRKAIEYAIDNDRASVTIVHKGNIMKFTEGAFMKWGYGLAKKEFGAIEIDGGPWCKFKNPKSGKEIIIKDVIADAFLQQILLRPAEYDVIATMNLNGDYISDALAAMVGGIGIAPGANLNDSVAMFEATHGTAPKYARKDKVNPGSLILSAEMMLRYMGWIEAADLVVSSMKKAIESKKVTYDFARLMEGAKEVKCSEFGDVMIAHM
- a CDS encoding citrate synthase gives rise to the protein MGTITLINNETNQKFDFNIIDCTRGPKAVDFSKLFETTGIFSYDPGYGSTAGCESTISYIDGKKGELLYKGHPIEELVKQYQFTDVCKLLISDELPKNAQESLGFDLELRHRSFLHEGLINLFSAFPDGAHPMATLSSAVSVLATLYFDHKDMEDEDDYQTMARRIIAKIPTMVAFCYRNAVGAPFVYPDIERSYVENFLYMLRAYPHGRLKQTLNGKEEITDLEVQALDKILTLHADHGQNASTTTVRNVASTGVHPYAAISAGISALWGPAHGGANEKVLKQLNAIADIKNVDKFIARAKDKNDPFRLMGFGHRVYKNYDPRAKVLKNLKDELDKKGIRMDAHLNEIAQKVEEVALHDPYFIEKNLYPNVDFYSGIILTALKIPVQLFTPIFVIGRMPGWCAQLLEHIKNPHARITRPRQVYIGK